From Polynucleobacter sp. MWH-Braz-FAM2G, a single genomic window includes:
- the lpdA gene encoding dihydrolipoyl dehydrogenase has protein sequence MAKQTILVPDIGDYSDVPVIEVLVKVGDVIEKEQPLLVLESDKATMEVPADAAGTVTNIAIKLGDKVSKGSLILEIEASASAPAAKPAATAAPVAAAPTTPAKSSPAPVVGQYSGKVDHECEMLVLGAGPGGYSAAFRSADLGMNTVLVERYPTLGGVCLNVGCIPSKALLHTTAVMDEVKTMAKHGITFGEPKIEIDQLRGYKESVIAKLTGGLAGMAKARKVKVVRGLGKFLDANHVEVELTNGAGQDLTGQKEVVRFQKAIIAAGSQPVKLPFLPEDPRIVDSTGALLLKSIPKRMLVIGGGIIGLEMATVYSTLGSRIDIAEMMDGLMAGADRDLEKVWEKFNAGRFEKVMLKTRAAKAEVKPDGIQVTFEGENAPAEPQTYDLVLVAVGRTPNGKKIDADKAGVQVDERGFIPVDKQMRTNVPNIFAIGDLVGQPMLAHKAVHEGHVAAEAAAGEKSYFDAKQIPSVAYTDPEVAWAGLTEEQCKAQGIAYEKGLFPWAASGRAIANGRDEGFTKLIFDATTHRIIGGGIVGTHAGDLIGEVCLAIEMGADAVDIGKTIHPHPTLGESVGLAAEAAHGHCTDLPPVKKKS, from the coding sequence ATGGCTAAGCAAACGATCCTCGTGCCAGATATTGGCGACTACTCTGATGTGCCAGTGATAGAAGTGCTGGTCAAAGTTGGCGATGTAATTGAAAAAGAGCAGCCTTTGTTGGTGCTTGAATCCGATAAAGCAACTATGGAGGTGCCTGCAGATGCTGCTGGTACGGTGACCAATATTGCTATCAAGTTGGGCGATAAAGTGAGTAAAGGCTCTTTGATTCTGGAGATTGAAGCAAGTGCTTCTGCGCCAGCCGCAAAGCCTGCTGCCACTGCTGCACCAGTGGCTGCAGCTCCAACAACCCCCGCTAAGTCATCTCCTGCTCCAGTAGTGGGGCAGTACAGCGGTAAGGTGGATCATGAGTGCGAGATGTTGGTGTTAGGTGCTGGACCTGGTGGATATAGCGCAGCTTTTCGCAGTGCAGATTTGGGAATGAATACCGTTTTAGTGGAACGCTATCCAACCTTAGGTGGCGTTTGCTTAAACGTAGGTTGTATTCCATCAAAGGCGCTTCTGCACACAACTGCAGTTATGGATGAAGTCAAAACGATGGCTAAGCATGGCATCACTTTTGGCGAACCTAAGATTGAGATTGATCAGCTGCGAGGTTATAAAGAATCAGTAATCGCCAAATTAACAGGTGGTCTCGCTGGTATGGCCAAAGCGCGCAAAGTGAAAGTGGTGCGCGGTCTTGGTAAGTTCTTGGATGCGAACCATGTCGAAGTTGAACTCACTAACGGCGCAGGACAGGATCTGACTGGTCAAAAAGAAGTGGTACGTTTTCAGAAGGCCATTATTGCTGCAGGTAGTCAGCCAGTGAAGTTGCCATTCTTGCCAGAAGATCCACGAATTGTGGATAGCACAGGAGCGTTATTGCTCAAGAGTATTCCAAAGCGCATGTTAGTGATTGGTGGCGGCATTATTGGTTTGGAGATGGCTACTGTTTACAGCACACTTGGATCAAGAATTGATATCGCTGAAATGATGGATGGCCTGATGGCTGGTGCTGATCGTGACTTAGAGAAAGTCTGGGAGAAGTTCAATGCCGGACGTTTTGAAAAAGTGATGCTCAAGACTCGAGCTGCCAAGGCAGAAGTAAAGCCAGATGGTATTCAAGTGACCTTTGAAGGTGAGAATGCACCTGCTGAGCCGCAGACTTATGATTTGGTATTGGTGGCGGTAGGCCGCACTCCCAATGGCAAGAAGATAGATGCAGATAAGGCGGGTGTGCAGGTCGATGAGCGCGGCTTCATTCCAGTTGATAAGCAAATGCGCACTAATGTTCCTAATATTTTTGCCATTGGCGATTTGGTGGGGCAACCGATGTTAGCGCACAAAGCGGTTCATGAAGGTCATGTGGCTGCTGAAGCCGCTGCTGGTGAGAAATCCTACTTCGATGCGAAACAAATTCCTTCCGTTGCCTATACTGACCCAGAGGTAGCGTGGGCTGGTTTGACTGAAGAGCAGTGCAAAGCTCAAGGAATCGCATATGAAAAAGGCCTATTCCCATGGGCAGCTAGTGGGCGTGCAATTGCTAATGGTCGTGATGAAGGTTTTACAAAACTGATTTTTGATGCAACTACCCACCGCATTATCGGTGGCGGTATTGTAGGTACTCATGCCGGTGATTTAATTGGTGAAGTGTGCCTTGCAATTGAAATGGGTGCTGATGCAGTAGATATCGGTAAAACGATTCATCCTCATCCAACACTTGGTGAGTCGGTTGGACTAGCAGCGGAAGCGGCACATGGCCACTGCACTGATTTACCACCAGTGAAGAAAAAATCATAA
- a CDS encoding serine hydrolase: MRLNRIWLSALVLFFAVGVSVNTSAIAASKDKQTAKSPAKVVAKTNSKAAKKPKSVRVTVTRSTEPVVPTRPSLATALGLRGQHDELSLKSSVAMVVNQDTKEVYFEKNPSVSLPIASITKLMTAMVLLDSKLPLDEAIVINSDDAHIYRHSRLAEGTVLTREEALLLALMSSENRAAYTLGRNYPGGIPAFVDAMNRKAKELGMDHSHFADPTGLMSENVASAEDLTRMLNAAYQYKMIREFSTWPDLTMVIANRPQKFLNTNRLVRSGDMNIGLQKTGYINAAGKCLVMQARVNNTPLLLVFLDSVGTQSRFADAVRVRDWYERMPSGAQPIRRLM, encoded by the coding sequence ATGCGTTTGAATCGAATTTGGCTTTCTGCCTTGGTATTATTTTTTGCTGTTGGCGTCTCTGTGAATACATCCGCTATCGCTGCCAGCAAAGATAAGCAGACAGCCAAATCTCCTGCCAAAGTAGTTGCCAAAACAAATTCTAAGGCAGCCAAGAAACCCAAATCCGTACGCGTGACTGTAACGCGCTCAACTGAACCTGTTGTGCCTACAAGACCATCTCTTGCTACTGCATTGGGTTTGCGTGGTCAGCACGATGAACTCAGTTTGAAATCCAGCGTGGCGATGGTCGTCAATCAAGATACCAAAGAAGTGTATTTTGAAAAGAATCCTTCTGTCAGTTTGCCAATCGCTTCTATTACCAAGCTCATGACTGCCATGGTCTTATTGGACTCTAAATTGCCTCTTGATGAAGCTATTGTGATTAATTCTGACGATGCGCACATTTATCGGCATTCTCGATTGGCTGAGGGTACCGTACTTACTAGAGAAGAGGCTTTGTTATTAGCGCTGATGTCCTCTGAGAATCGTGCTGCATATACCCTTGGAAGAAACTACCCAGGTGGAATCCCGGCGTTTGTGGATGCAATGAATCGCAAGGCAAAAGAGCTTGGCATGGACCACTCTCATTTTGCCGATCCTACTGGTTTGATGAGTGAAAACGTGGCTAGCGCTGAAGATTTGACTCGTATGTTAAACGCAGCGTATCAATACAAAATGATTCGTGAGTTTTCTACCTGGCCAGACTTAACTATGGTGATTGCCAATCGTCCACAAAAGTTCCTCAATACCAACCGCTTAGTGCGCTCTGGTGATATGAATATCGGCCTGCAAAAAACTGGCTATATTAATGCCGCTGGTAAATGTCTGGTGATGCAAGCACGAGTTAATAACACACCATTGCTATTGGTCTTCCTCGATTCAGTGGGAACGCAATCCCGTTTTGCGGATGCTGTACGTGTGCGCGATTGGTATGAGCGTATGCCTTCTGGAGCACAGCCAATACGTCGCTTAATGTGA
- a CDS encoding phasin family protein: MNLTPEQLAAAQKANLETLSGLTNQALQSIEKLVELNMHIAKQSLSDSMNSAKKALEVKDIQQLLAHQAETVQPMAEKIMAYSRHLYELAHETQNNFTKSAEKEFQAGQKKINSLVEEWTKNAPAGSDAAVQAMKQAIASANNVFETSQKAVKHAVEVAQNNLNSATETVLKTADTVAKTTKKK; this comes from the coding sequence ATGAACTTAACTCCTGAACAACTCGCAGCAGCACAAAAAGCAAACCTAGAGACCTTGAGTGGTTTAACTAATCAAGCGTTACAAAGCATTGAAAAATTGGTTGAGCTCAATATGCACATTGCTAAGCAAAGCTTAAGTGACAGCATGAACAGCGCCAAAAAAGCCCTAGAAGTGAAGGATATTCAGCAATTGCTCGCCCACCAAGCTGAAACTGTTCAGCCGATGGCAGAAAAGATTATGGCTTACAGCCGTCATCTTTATGAGTTGGCGCATGAGACTCAAAATAACTTTACTAAATCAGCTGAAAAAGAATTTCAGGCTGGTCAAAAGAAAATCAATTCATTGGTTGAAGAGTGGACTAAGAATGCGCCCGCAGGATCTGACGCTGCAGTACAAGCGATGAAACAAGCAATCGCTTCTGCTAACAATGTATTTGAAACCAGTCAAAAAGCAGTTAAGCATGCAGTTGAAGTTGCACAAAACAATCTCAATAGCGCAACTGAAACTGTTTTAAAGACTGCTGATACTGTCGCTAAAACCACGAAGAAGAAGTAA
- a CDS encoding quinone-dependent dihydroorotate dehydrogenase, with the protein MIDSYSLLRPWLFCIDPEKAHHLTLTNLDRAQRWGLLERMVSKPIQDPQTLCGIEFPNPVGLAAGLDKDGKHIDALAALGFGFLEIGTVTPRPQPGNPKPRMFRLPQAQALINRMGFNNDGVEACVKRVRQSQFWQSGGVLGLNIGKNASTPIEEASKDYIFAMEAVYEIASYITVNISSPNTKNLRDLHGEEMLRELLGSLDEERKSLSDRHGVRKPLFLKIAPDLDHDDIHLIADLMLEFGIDAVIATNTTVSREAVQGMEHANEAGGLSGAPVREASNRVIKALKARVGDQLPIIGVGGILTGNDAREKIMDGASLVQLYSGLIYRGPELINECARALR; encoded by the coding sequence ATGATCGATAGCTACTCCCTTTTACGCCCTTGGCTCTTTTGTATAGACCCAGAAAAAGCGCATCACCTCACCCTCACTAATTTAGATCGCGCCCAGCGCTGGGGATTGCTGGAGCGCATGGTTAGCAAACCCATTCAAGATCCACAAACACTTTGTGGAATTGAGTTTCCAAATCCTGTTGGTCTAGCTGCTGGATTAGATAAAGATGGCAAACACATCGATGCGCTTGCTGCTTTGGGTTTTGGCTTTTTAGAAATTGGCACTGTTACACCTCGCCCTCAGCCTGGCAATCCAAAACCTCGCATGTTTCGTCTCCCTCAGGCACAAGCTCTGATCAATCGTATGGGCTTTAACAATGATGGTGTTGAAGCCTGTGTAAAGAGAGTTCGTCAATCACAATTTTGGCAAAGTGGCGGTGTGCTTGGTTTAAATATTGGAAAAAATGCCAGCACCCCTATTGAGGAAGCCTCTAAAGATTACATCTTCGCGATGGAAGCGGTCTATGAAATTGCGAGCTACATCACCGTTAATATTTCATCGCCGAACACTAAAAATCTCCGTGACTTGCATGGGGAAGAAATGCTCCGTGAATTACTTGGTAGCTTAGACGAAGAAAGAAAATCATTATCCGATCGTCATGGTGTGCGTAAGCCACTCTTTCTGAAAATTGCGCCAGACCTAGATCATGACGATATTCATTTGATTGCAGATCTCATGCTTGAGTTTGGTATTGACGCTGTTATAGCAACCAATACCACCGTCTCTCGAGAAGCGGTTCAAGGCATGGAGCATGCCAATGAAGCTGGGGGTTTATCGGGCGCTCCCGTTCGAGAGGCTTCTAATAGAGTGATTAAGGCCCTAAAAGCCAGAGTAGGAGATCAGTTACCCATCATTGGTGTGGGAGGCATTCTGACGGGCAATGATGCTAGAGAAAAGATTATGGACGGCGCTAGCTTAGTGCAACTTTATAGCGGCTTAATTTACCGTGGTCCTGAGCTTATAAATGAATGCGCCCGCGCCCTTAGATAA
- the aceF gene encoding dihydrolipoyllysine-residue acetyltransferase, protein MSQIIEIKVPDIGDYKDVPVIEVLVKAGDTVEKEQSLVVLESDKATMDVPSSHSGVVKEVKVKVGDNLSEGSVVITLEEGAATAAPVASSSPAPPQAQTQASAPVAASAGGAPIEIKVPDIGDYKDVPVIEVLVKAGDTVEKEQSLVVLESDKATMDVPSSHSGVVKEVKVKVGDNLSEGSVVVILEGGSAAVAAPAPATAPATSAAPAIKTVEPPIPRAPAPPPISNTPPVVDAAVSHASPSVRKFARELGVTISQVKGSGPKGRITQEDVQAFVKAAMSGGAGSPAAAPSGGSLGGLNLIPWPKVDFTKFGEIERQPLNRIKKLTAANLGRNWVMIPAVTYHEDADITDLEAFRVLTNKENEKKGIKITMLAFLMKAAVAALKKYPEFNSSLDGDDLILKKYFNIGFAADTPTGLVVPVIKDADKKGIFELAKETSELAALARDGKLKPDQMQGASFTISSLGGIGGTYFSPIVNAPEVAILGVSKAAMKPVWDGKQFAPRLICPLSLSADHRVIDGALATRFNVYIAQLLADFRRASL, encoded by the coding sequence ATGAGTCAAATAATAGAAATCAAAGTTCCGGATATTGGTGATTACAAAGACGTTCCAGTCATTGAAGTCTTGGTAAAAGCAGGTGATACCGTTGAAAAAGAGCAATCACTGGTTGTACTTGAATCTGATAAAGCCACAATGGACGTTCCTTCCTCACACTCTGGTGTGGTGAAAGAAGTCAAAGTAAAGGTTGGCGACAATCTCTCTGAGGGATCGGTAGTAATTACTTTAGAAGAGGGGGCGGCAACGGCAGCGCCGGTAGCTAGTTCTTCGCCAGCGCCACCTCAAGCCCAGACCCAAGCTTCTGCACCTGTGGCAGCATCTGCTGGCGGCGCTCCAATAGAAATCAAAGTTCCGGATATTGGTGATTACAAAGACGTCCCTGTCATTGAAGTCTTGGTAAAAGCAGGCGATACCGTAGAAAAAGAGCAATCACTGGTTGTGCTTGAATCTGATAAAGCCACAATGGACGTTCCTTCCTCACACTCTGGTGTGGTGAAAGAAGTCAAAGTAAAGGTTGGCGACAATCTCTCTGAGGGGTCAGTTGTTGTTATTTTGGAAGGTGGCTCTGCTGCAGTAGCAGCCCCTGCGCCCGCTACTGCCCCTGCAACATCAGCAGCTCCAGCAATAAAAACAGTTGAGCCTCCGATTCCTAGGGCGCCAGCACCGCCTCCAATCAGCAATACACCACCTGTAGTAGATGCAGCCGTTAGCCACGCAAGTCCATCGGTGCGAAAGTTCGCGCGTGAACTGGGTGTGACGATTTCTCAAGTCAAGGGCTCTGGACCGAAGGGACGTATTACTCAGGAAGACGTGCAAGCATTTGTGAAAGCAGCAATGAGCGGTGGCGCAGGTAGTCCTGCTGCTGCCCCTAGCGGTGGCAGCTTGGGTGGTCTAAATCTAATTCCATGGCCAAAAGTGGATTTCACAAAGTTTGGTGAAATTGAACGTCAGCCATTAAATCGAATTAAGAAACTCACTGCCGCCAATTTAGGTCGCAACTGGGTCATGATCCCAGCGGTGACCTATCACGAAGATGCTGATATTACTGATCTAGAAGCTTTCCGCGTTCTCACCAATAAAGAGAATGAGAAGAAGGGCATCAAGATTACGATGCTTGCTTTCTTGATGAAAGCCGCAGTAGCTGCGCTGAAGAAGTATCCAGAATTTAATAGCTCCTTAGATGGCGATGATTTGATTTTGAAGAAGTACTTCAATATTGGATTTGCTGCTGATACTCCAACTGGATTAGTGGTGCCAGTTATTAAGGATGCGGATAAGAAGGGCATCTTCGAGTTGGCAAAAGAAACATCTGAACTCGCGGCTCTTGCGCGTGATGGCAAATTAAAGCCCGATCAAATGCAAGGTGCTAGCTTTACGATTTCTTCATTAGGTGGCATCGGTGGAACATATTTTTCACCAATCGTGAATGCGCCTGAAGTTGCGATTTTGGGCGTAAGCAAGGCTGCCATGAAACCTGTTTGGGACGGCAAACAATTCGCGCCTCGCTTGATTTGTCCACTATCCCTCTCTGCGGATCATCGTGTGATTGATGGTGCCTTGGCGACACGATTCAACGTGTATATTGCTCAGCTTTTAGCCGACTTCCGTCGCGCTAGTCTGTAA
- a CDS encoding DMT family transporter, with the protein MKLTLDKAIAPIFVLIWSTGFVIARLAMPYVEPATFLFWRFSGVLVAMTALSLVWKITWPSWSQIKHIAIAGMMLQFGYLLGVWFAVRLGMGAGLAAIIVGLQPIVTAWFAAWISEKVTTRQWIGLGFGFAGVALVVAEKIGFDHIPVVSYVLAFIALLSITFGTLYQKKYCPVFDLRAGSSIQFGVSSVLCFICMYLFESGEMVWNASVVGALLWAIFPLSIGSISLLFMMIRKGAATKVTSLLYLTPPTTALMAWLLFDEPFTLLMAIGLCLTMTGVILVNARQTNTVPTIAE; encoded by the coding sequence ATGAAGTTAACGCTTGATAAAGCAATCGCGCCCATTTTTGTCCTTATTTGGAGTACAGGTTTTGTGATCGCTCGTTTGGCAATGCCCTATGTAGAGCCAGCCACCTTCTTATTTTGGCGTTTTTCAGGTGTTTTAGTAGCAATGACAGCCCTAAGTCTAGTGTGGAAGATCACTTGGCCTAGCTGGTCTCAAATCAAGCATATCGCCATTGCAGGGATGATGCTCCAGTTTGGCTACTTACTGGGAGTTTGGTTTGCCGTTAGGTTGGGGATGGGAGCTGGCTTGGCAGCCATCATCGTGGGATTACAGCCGATCGTGACTGCTTGGTTTGCTGCTTGGATTTCTGAAAAGGTGACGACACGTCAGTGGATTGGGTTGGGGTTTGGATTTGCAGGGGTTGCCTTGGTAGTAGCTGAAAAGATTGGCTTTGACCATATTCCTGTCGTCAGTTACGTTTTGGCGTTTATTGCGCTACTTTCAATTACGTTTGGCACGCTCTATCAAAAGAAATACTGTCCTGTATTTGATTTAAGAGCTGGTTCCTCTATTCAATTTGGCGTTTCCTCAGTGCTCTGTTTTATTTGCATGTATCTATTTGAGTCGGGTGAAATGGTTTGGAATGCTTCAGTAGTTGGCGCATTGCTATGGGCGATCTTTCCATTATCAATTGGATCAATCAGCTTGTTATTTATGATGATTCGTAAGGGAGCTGCTACTAAAGTGACGAGCTTGCTCTATTTAACACCACCAACGACCGCTTTAATGGCTTGGTTGCTGTTTGATGAGCCATTCACGCTCCTAATGGCGATTGGTCTCTGTTTGACGATGACTGGTGTGATTTTGGTAAATGCGCGTCAAACGAATACGGTTCCAACAATTGCAGAGTAG
- a CDS encoding IclR family transcriptional regulator has protein sequence MSTDKAIKTPKSAGEVGKTAIQVVDRMMNLLDALADQEESSSLKNLAEMTGLHPSTAHRILNDMVACRLVERGDGGTYRLGLKLLELGNLVKARLSVREAAQLPMRTLHKLTGETVNLSVRQGDEIVYVDRAYSERSGMQVVRAIGGRAPLHLTSVGKLFLASDDPSQVRAYVTRTGLSGHTRNSITDLGKLEAELNQVRKVGSARDDEELELGVSCLAAAILDDTGKLVAGLSLSAPTDRIQADWLRALQETALQISKGMGFKPKSSEPSTLA, from the coding sequence ATGAGCACCGACAAAGCTATCAAGACACCCAAATCCGCAGGCGAGGTTGGCAAAACAGCCATTCAGGTAGTCGATCGGATGATGAATTTGCTAGACGCACTCGCAGATCAAGAAGAATCCAGTAGCCTCAAAAATCTAGCAGAAATGACTGGACTTCACCCTTCTACCGCTCATCGCATTTTGAATGACATGGTTGCCTGCAGACTCGTTGAACGTGGTGATGGCGGCACTTATCGTCTTGGCTTAAAACTGTTAGAACTTGGTAATCTCGTAAAAGCGCGCTTATCTGTGCGTGAAGCCGCTCAACTACCTATGCGCACTCTGCATAAATTAACTGGTGAAACAGTAAACCTCTCGGTTCGTCAGGGTGATGAAATTGTCTATGTAGATCGTGCGTATAGCGAACGTTCCGGCATGCAGGTTGTGCGCGCTATCGGTGGTCGTGCGCCTTTACATCTCACCTCAGTTGGTAAGCTTTTCTTGGCAAGTGATGATCCAAGCCAAGTGCGCGCTTATGTAACACGCACTGGTTTATCTGGACATACTCGCAATAGTATTACCGATTTAGGAAAGCTAGAAGCCGAACTCAATCAAGTTCGCAAAGTGGGAAGCGCGCGCGATGACGAAGAGCTAGAACTTGGTGTTAGTTGCCTTGCTGCCGCCATCTTGGATGACACAGGAAAGTTAGTTGCAGGTCTTTCTTTGAGCGCCCCAACCGATCGCATTCAGGCAGACTGGCTACGCGCCCTTCAAGAAACTGCCCTGCAGATCTCCAAAGGGATGGGCTTTAAACCCAAGTCTTCAGAGCCAAGCACACTCGCTTAA
- the aceE gene encoding pyruvate dehydrogenase (acetyl-transferring), homodimeric type, whose protein sequence is MAAVPDQILGKQNAQDADPGETQEWLQALDGVIRNEGPERAAYLIDQQISHARVNGVVQPFHAETPYINTIPVENQARLPGDQNVEHRIRSYTRWNAMAMVLRANKDTNVGGHISSFQSAATLYDVGFNHFWHAPSPEHGGDLIFVQGHSAPGVYARAYMLGRLEEDQLNNFRQEVGGKGISSYPHPWLMPDFWQFPTVSMGLGPIMAIYQARFMKYLTDRGFIQEQGRKVWAFLGDGETDEPESLGAIGMAGREKLDNLIFVINCNLQRLDGPVRGNGKIIQELESEFRGAGWNVIKVVWGGQWDALFARDKKGILMQRLGEIVDGQYQTMKSKNGAYVREIVFNTPELKALVSDWSDDEIWQLNRGGHDPHKVFAAFHAAVNHKDQPTVILAHTIKGYGMGGSGEAMNIAHQAKKMNADDVRRFRDRFEIPVKDEQLDEMPLVKFADGSPELEYMKARRNELGGYLPQRRMKSESLPVPALDVFAPLLEATTEGREISTTMAFVRMLNTVVRDKVIGKRVVPIVPDESRTFGMEGMFRQLGIWNQLGQLYTPEDHDQLMFYKEDKTGQILQEGINEAGGMCDWIAAATSYSTHGVPMLPFYIFYSMFGFQRIGDLAWAAGDMRSRGFLLGGTAGRTTLNGEGLQHEDGHSHLWSGAVPNCISYDPTFAFELAVVVQDGMRRMLEVQEDVYYYITLMNENYAHPAMPKGAEQDIIKGMYKLKSVGDDKAKLRVQLLGSGTIFREVIEAADILHKDWGIASDLWGCPSFTELGRDWTAVHRSNLLNPTATPTLSHVEKCLKDTSGPVIAATDYVRLFAEQIRPAIQHMGRRYEVLGTDGFGRSDTREKLRDFFEVDRRWVVLTALRSLVDAGQLDRSKLAEAIQKYGIDAAKPNPMTV, encoded by the coding sequence ATGGCAGCAGTTCCAGATCAAATATTAGGCAAACAAAATGCTCAGGATGCCGATCCAGGCGAGACTCAGGAATGGTTACAAGCGCTTGATGGCGTGATTCGTAATGAAGGTCCTGAAAGAGCTGCCTACCTCATCGACCAACAAATTTCTCATGCGCGCGTAAACGGAGTAGTGCAACCGTTCCATGCTGAGACACCTTATATCAATACGATTCCCGTAGAGAATCAAGCGCGACTCCCAGGTGATCAGAATGTTGAACATCGCATTCGTTCATACACTCGCTGGAATGCAATGGCAATGGTGCTTCGTGCCAATAAAGATACCAACGTTGGTGGACACATTTCATCTTTCCAGTCCGCTGCAACTTTATACGATGTTGGCTTCAATCATTTCTGGCATGCACCTTCGCCTGAACATGGTGGCGATTTAATTTTTGTTCAGGGCCATTCAGCACCAGGTGTTTATGCGCGTGCATATATGTTGGGACGTCTTGAAGAGGACCAACTAAATAATTTCCGTCAAGAAGTTGGCGGCAAAGGCATTTCAAGTTATCCACATCCATGGTTGATGCCTGATTTCTGGCAATTCCCTACAGTATCGATGGGTCTTGGCCCGATCATGGCGATCTACCAAGCGCGCTTTATGAAATATTTAACTGACCGTGGCTTTATTCAAGAGCAAGGTCGGAAGGTTTGGGCATTCTTGGGTGACGGTGAAACTGATGAGCCAGAGTCATTGGGCGCGATTGGTATGGCTGGCCGTGAAAAGTTAGATAACTTAATTTTTGTTATCAACTGTAACTTACAGCGCTTGGATGGACCAGTACGCGGTAATGGAAAAATTATTCAAGAATTAGAAAGCGAGTTCCGTGGCGCCGGTTGGAATGTGATCAAAGTTGTTTGGGGTGGTCAGTGGGATGCATTATTTGCTCGAGATAAAAAAGGTATCTTGATGCAGCGCCTAGGGGAAATCGTTGACGGTCAGTATCAGACCATGAAATCTAAGAACGGCGCTTATGTTCGTGAGATTGTTTTCAACACTCCAGAATTAAAAGCCCTAGTGAGTGACTGGAGCGATGATGAAATTTGGCAATTAAACCGTGGCGGTCATGATCCGCATAAGGTGTTTGCTGCATTCCATGCCGCCGTAAATCATAAAGATCAACCAACAGTTATCTTGGCTCACACAATTAAGGGCTACGGTATGGGTGGTTCAGGTGAGGCGATGAATATTGCTCACCAAGCCAAGAAGATGAATGCGGATGACGTTCGTCGATTCCGTGATCGCTTTGAGATTCCTGTAAAAGACGAGCAACTAGATGAAATGCCTTTAGTGAAGTTTGCTGATGGTAGTCCTGAGCTTGAGTATATGAAAGCGCGTCGTAATGAATTAGGTGGCTACTTACCGCAACGTCGCATGAAATCCGAGAGCTTGCCTGTTCCAGCACTGGATGTTTTTGCCCCTTTGCTTGAGGCAACTACAGAAGGTCGTGAGATCTCTACAACCATGGCATTTGTACGCATGCTCAATACAGTAGTGCGTGATAAGGTCATTGGTAAGCGCGTAGTTCCTATTGTTCCTGATGAGTCTCGCACCTTTGGTATGGAAGGTATGTTCCGTCAATTAGGAATCTGGAATCAACTCGGTCAGTTATACACGCCAGAAGATCATGATCAATTGATGTTCTATAAAGAGGACAAGACTGGTCAAATCCTGCAAGAGGGCATTAATGAAGCAGGGGGCATGTGTGATTGGATTGCAGCTGCAACTTCTTACTCTACTCATGGAGTGCCGATGTTGCCTTTCTATATCTTCTATTCCATGTTTGGTTTCCAGCGTATTGGCGACTTAGCTTGGGCAGCAGGAGATATGCGTAGTCGCGGCTTCTTGCTCGGTGGTACGGCAGGAAGAACGACTCTAAATGGCGAAGGTTTGCAACATGAAGATGGACATAGCCATCTTTGGAGCGGCGCAGTTCCTAACTGCATCAGCTACGACCCAACATTCGCCTTTGAATTAGCGGTTGTTGTTCAAGATGGTATGCGTCGCATGTTAGAAGTTCAGGAAGATGTTTATTACTACATCACTTTAATGAATGAAAACTATGCACACCCTGCAATGCCTAAGGGTGCGGAGCAAGACATTATTAAAGGGATGTACAAGCTTAAGTCCGTTGGCGACGATAAGGCAAAACTCCGCGTACAACTATTAGGTTCTGGCACCATCTTCCGCGAAGTGATTGAAGCTGCCGATATTCTCCATAAAGACTGGGGTATTGCTTCTGATTTATGGGGTTGCCCAAGTTTCACTGAGCTTGGTCGTGATTGGACTGCAGTACACCGCAGTAATCTTTTGAACCCAACTGCTACACCGACTCTTTCTCACGTTGAGAAGTGCCTGAAGGACACATCTGGTCCTGTGATTGCTGCAACCGATTACGTGCGTTTATTTGCTGAACAAATTCGTCCGGCTATTCAACATATGGGTCGTCGTTATGAAGTCTTGGGTACCGATGGATTTGGACGCTCCGACACTCGTGAAAAACTCCGCGACTTCTTTGAAGTTGATCGTCGTTGGGTGGTGCTCACAGCATTGAGATCCTTGGTTGATGCCGGTCAGCTTGATCGATCTAAATTGGCTGAAGCAATTCAGAAATACGGGATTGATGCTGCTAAACCAAATCCAATGACGGTTTGA